A section of the Macadamia integrifolia cultivar HAES 741 chromosome 9, SCU_Mint_v3, whole genome shotgun sequence genome encodes:
- the LOC122087941 gene encoding 40S ribosomal protein S9-2 codes for MVHVNFYRNYGKTFKKPRRPYEKERLDSELKLVGEYGLRCKRELWRVQYALSRIRNAARELLTLDEKNPRRIFEGEALLRRMNRYGLLDESQNKLDYVLALTVENFLERRLQTLVFKSGMAKSIHHARVLIRQRHIRVGRQVVNIPSFMVRMDSQKHIDFSLTSPLGGGRPGRVKRRNQKAAAKKAAGGDGEEEDED; via the exons ATGGTTCACGTTAATTTCTATAGGAACT ATGGGAAGACGTTCAAGAAGCCTCGTCGTCCATACGAGAAGGAGCGTTTGGATTCTGAGTTGAAGCTCGTCGGAGAATACGGTCTCCGATGTAAGAGAGAATTGTGGAGGGTTCAATACGCACTTAGCCGCATCCGTAACGCTGCTAGGGAGCTGCTCACCCTTGATGAGAAGAATCCACGACGGATCTTTGAGGGTGAAGCCCTTCTCCGCCGGATGAACAGGTATGGCCTTTTGGATGAGAGCCAGAACAAGCTCGATTATGTTTTGGCTCTTACTGTGGAGAATTTCCTCGAACGACGTCTCCAGACCCTCGTGTTCAAGTCTGGTATGGCGAAGTCCATTCACCACGCCAGAGTGCTTATCAGGCAGAGGCATATCAG AGTTGGGAGGCAGGTGGTCAATATTCCATCGTTCATGGTTAGAATGGACTCACAGAAGCATATTGATTTCTCACTCACTAGCCCACTTGGAGGTGGTCGCCCTGGACGAGTGAAGAGAAGGAATCAGAAGGCTGCTGCAAAGAAGGCTGCTGGTGgggatggagaagaagaggacgagGATTAA